A window from Atribacterota bacterium encodes these proteins:
- a CDS encoding 4Fe-4S binding protein, with protein sequence MNKTGNLRIYQNEKTVITVNEDWCKSCGICIQFCPKKVLVSNEKGCPVAKNIDDCINCMLCELRCPDFAIHVEKKEKNINYVMEQKGLED encoded by the coding sequence ATGAATAAAACAGGTAATTTAAGGATTTATCAAAATGAAAAGACAGTAATAACTGTAAATGAAGATTGGTGTAAATCATGCGGGATTTGTATACAGTTCTGTCCCAAAAAAGTTTTAGTAAGTAATGAGAAGGGTTGTCCTGTGGCAAAAAATATTGATGATTGTATAAATTGCATGTTATGTGAATTAAGATGCCCGGATTTTGCTATTCATGTTGAAAAGAAAGAAAAAAATATTAACTATGTTATGGAACAAAAAGGTCTGGAGGACTAG
- a CDS encoding GntR family transcriptional regulator, with protein sequence IKFKKIIFTTTRKADELKELINNSDILIVSPGRKKEIQQLNAKKISLIEFIYIPDKGSIDTLKKTIFDIKRKEVT encoded by the coding sequence ATAAAATTCAAAAAAATAATATTCACCACAACTCGGAAGGCAGATGAATTAAAAGAATTGATTAATAACAGTGATATCTTAATAGTCTCTCCTGGTAGAAAGAAGGAAATCCAACAATTGAATGCTAAAAAAATATCCTTAATTGAATTCATTTATATTCCTGATAAGGGTTCCATTGATACTTTGAAAAAAACCATATTTGATATCAAAAGGAAAGAGGTGACATAA